TATTAAATTGTGACAATACTCTAGCAACAACATAAACGACTCTTTTGGTGTGCCTTCCAATGATTGAAGTGTCCAATTTCTCACCCGTCATGCttatgcatatgatatatcaatattatatcGATCAACAATGTCCACAATGATCTCTTTAGGTTGATACACacgattaaccaatataaatcttatcctaaaaattTGCCCTAAAGCTTAGAGCCCCGTTTGCCTATGATGAAACAATATCCAATCTCTAGGACATGTGTGTTGGCTATCCAAATGTAGTTCgaaactatcactttctcccaccTTGTTTCCTTGTGCATGTCAATTACATtgttgattatgatatttaaccTCCTATTTGATTGTGTTTTGCTTGTGCGCTTTAAACCCTCATTTACCTGTTGaacctcataactatcatcattaagtGTAATTGTTACAAAAACTGGAACATATTCTTTAAAGAGGTTGGATAGACCATTAAAAatctcaacatcttcatcatttgaaatttcaataagaATATCGTCGTCAAGATGTTTTGGTCTCATGTTTATCAATGTTGTTTACTCTTTTATCTATGTTACGCTTTTCACTCACAATTTAGATTAATCTATTGAATGTCATGTgctttggaattttaatcaatttcttattacctttaacatattttattatattgtcaCCTATTTCTATATATTCTCCCTCGTATTTAGTTGAAACATATttcatcatttaaattaatcctacaatgacaaataaaagtgtacaaatataatctacataaataaaatgaccaaaaatattatttaaagacttgtgttacattattttaataagttcgagttttatgattttatttccaTTGCATGattatacctattccataattctaCTACATATTGTTACTATTAATATACtttcaataatttgatattaatttttaaaaatatcactttacccctataccatcaaatatcattttactctcaaatattatctaatatctctaacatatttcattgtaaaatatcatttcatcccttactattataatcataaaataccctctataattttttatcattttaatttttagacaCAACTCTAAGTTATTAGATAAGATActagatataattatattatcaataaaagtaataatgattaaagttataatatgtataaataccTCGTTATCACGAAACTTTTTCTGTTCGCTTGAAATCGCAATCACAAACTTTTTTTATCTCTCTTGAAATCTCTCTCAAATATTGagaaaattgtatatattaatggataaaagaaatattataatttatatagaataaaggaatggtagttttgatattttattagatatttagggtattttcatttaattcttttaaaatctgagcattttcgtttaaaccacaaaaatatgcataaattttttatgatccATGAAATATGGATAATTTAATAAACATCCTAAGCCAATTCTTCTAGCCGTAATATTTtcgtttaaaatgtttttataattgtcaaaaaagtcaaattaaaaaatcaaagaaaagaaaatatgaccATTGCAATATATTAATGGTTTATTGGGAATCTTCCAACATGGAATGTCATCAGAtgttatgaaattattttgtcaaaaaagaatgaaagataATTTGTAATGATTTTCTTATATGGACGACATGAAATACTATTCGACtgaaattcatttatatgttttcaCGTTTTTAAGCTGTTTTTGAACACCacgtaaaaaataataataataattaaaatcacaGCTTTTGAGAAGGATTGGGAGAAAGGAACGAAAGTGAACAGATAAAAATCGATGAAGGGGTCTGTCTAGGGTTTGGAAGAAAATACGATATTTATTgcttaatttcttaaaataaagattttttttaatataaaattaggtTAACAGAAATTGTCGATCTTAGCAGTAATTGTAGTTGTCCTTAagctaaaatgataattacaattcatctttgttttcttaatttattataattcataCACCAAAAAATTTATGACACAGACTTAACATCCccagttaaatttaactttCGCTCCCAAACAATGTGCACGTCACACTTCAAtccactttttaattttatagataaattttgttatttttcttagaGTTGATCCATTTATCCAAAGCCGATTATATGCATCTCTAATCGTGCTTTTGAGTCATATTTTAGAAATTAGACTTGTCTacatttaatcttttaattatttatatcataaagaTATTTTATAACGTTACAGAGAAAAAAGAGGGACATTATGCCAGaccaaataataattaatagcAACATGCAACAAAACCATCAAGAACAATCCTTACAGTGGTTTTCCTAGATAATGTGTACACATTATCtctttttaattacaaaatattcatgTTTTAGCACATTGCTTTCGTATGAAATCCCCGCACTCCTCAATCAACATAGAAGACTCAGGAAGCTCAGGGTGGGCGTAGAAAGAGTGAACAGCGTTAGGGTactcaatcaaataaacttCTTTTCCACTTTCCTTCAACCCTTTATAGTACCTCTTTTGCCAATCTTGCAATGTATCAAACCCTCCAACAACTACAGCCGTTGCCGGAAAGTTTAGGCCAGAGACATCAATTGCATTGGGCCCGAAAACATTACAAGCTGGATGGTCTCTATTCGAACCTTCTGGTAAAAACGCTTTCCACATCCAATCGGTTCTCTCCATTGGCATTAATGTAGATTTATGAAGCCGAACTTCTGATTCAGTCCTCTCTTCTCCACCTAAAAGTGGTTGAATCGTTATAAGCCCAATGATCTTTAGCTTCCGAAAATAGGTCTCAATAGCTCCAAGTGTTACTTGATGTGCCAAGTTCCCACCTGCACTGTCTCCAGCAATGAAACAGTGATTGAGATTAGCACAAGCAGGGAAGCCTTCAATATTTGTTGTGTCAAGAAACTTGAGCACATCAACACCATCATCCTGTTGACATGGAAATCGATACTCCGGCGCCAGACGATAGTTTACAGAAACTATCACAACATGAAGCTCCCGGGACAGCCTTTTGCAAAACCTGTCCAGGGCAGATGTATCGGGACCCAGAAAACAGAATCCTCCCCCATGGAAGTACATGATGACTGGTAAGCTTACGTCGTTGCCACTGCCATTTTCAGGTGTAAAAAGGCGAAACCAGAGGTTGCGAGAGGCGTCAACCATGATATCTGAGGTTGTGACACCATTAATAGGTGTTTTTGAAGGGGAAGATTTGAGGTCAAAGAGTTTATAGAGACGACGGTTGACAGTAAAGTTAGGGCGGCGACACATGTCGACTAGGTAAGCAACGTAGTTCATCAAAAGCCGGCACTTCCATGGGAGGTTTGGTGAAGTATTAGGATTTTGGGACATGGTGGTTTGGCACTAAATTGTTTGACTATTGATTTTGCCTTAATGTTACGGCATTAGATTTCAATTATATAAGAGTTTGAAGACATAGCTGTTGTTAGATAGCAgttacaaattattaaatattatgacCAGAAACTTTGAAAGCTACAGTAGCACTTGGATACTGTTGAAGTATTGCAATAAAATAGAAGATGTCCGGTAACATTTTATAGAAATCTTCTTATATGAAAGAGATGTATTACATAAAATTGACTATTTAAGATATTAAAATCATACAGTTAAAACGTGAATTTGAATCTTTGATAAATTAACGTTGCACTAATATTAGAATGAAATGTAACATTTTATGGGTGTCACTAATTCTATTAGAATATTTTAGGTTTGAATATCTTTTATTTACATAAAACTTTGTAGGAATTCTTCTAGAATATGAACGTAGCTAgctattttttaagttaaagttGGTGGTTAGAAGTTAGCAGAAGCATCAAAAGGAAGAAATAAagcaaatattacaaataaaatgcatATGCAAAGGAGATAAAAGGAAAAGAACgagataaaagaaatttatttgacCAATAGAAACCTATCAaataaataggccaaaggactatttcccacccaaaaattgttgttttctcaagtattctccctttaactttgaaaatcctaaatatcCACTTATGAGCAGCTAAAATTAatggtagtaagggtaaaatcgtcattttatctataatattaaaaataaactaaaatataatctctttttcctcccctaaactttgaaaactaaaagttttccccaaccgaatttttaaaaatggcaGTTTCCCCCTATGGGTTTGGTTTCCAAAGCTCCAACGCTAAATCCGACAACATTGCCGGTCGTCTATCCCTCCTAGagctttctctccctccaaCGGTCTCTCTCTACCCATTTGGACGTCCGTTAGGTGTTGATCTTCTTCtaaaagacgaagagcttcgtcttccccgacaaaGCTTTTCATCTCCCGTCGTCTTTCAAGCCTTATTCGATGTCGATCGGACatccaaatgggtggagagagaccgtTGGAGGGAAAGGAAGCTTCGGGAGGGATAGATGACCAGCAACGATGTCGGATTTGACATCGGAGATCTGAAAACCAAACCCTATatggaaactgtcattttttaaaacttaggctggggaaaaacttttagcttttaaagtttatgggggaaaaaagaaataaaattttaagaggttgaggttccgttaattttaacttctcatgggtgggtatttgggattttcaaagttaaaggggggataCTTGGGAAAACAGCAATCcctgggtgggaaatagtcctttggccaaataaatattgaaacatACAAATATTGAAAAGGTTCACGCAACCCAGATAACATCAAAATGTTTTCCGttgtaaaatgaaaatttttaaatattggcaataaaatcttttatagtcGACAGTCATGACCGAAGAAAAAGGGTGATGAGTCCTCATCATTTTGTTGATGTGTACGAAGGTatgaatgtttaaatttaagGCCTTGATCTTTTACGATAGGTACAAAATTTCATATTCCTCTCTCTTATTATTTTGAAGAGTTTAAATTTTGCTTTCAAGTTGTTTTTCCACATGCTTATGAAACTAAACAAAGACTTGTCTAGtttcaaatatgaattttagaagaaaaattcaAGTGAACCTGAAAAATCATTTGTGAACTATATTGGTTATAGACATCATAAATGGTTATGTATTAATTCTAGAACGACTGGTGGTTTATAggaaaatgtagaaaaatatgacttatggttttttaatttctatattgATAATTAGCgcaaatgaaattttgtttatttgattagattatataaatatagagcCAATTGTCACAATTCATACTAGTCATCCATGATGATAAACCGATGACCAACGATGATGTTGTTTCAATCTAGattctgaaaaaaaatttggatgtcatgaaatccaaaatataCTCTATTTAACAAAACCAAATATAGTCTTTGGTGGATACACCTGAAGGGGTAAAATCTGTAGGGTGCAAATGgcttttcaaaaagaaaatagacaTGGAAGATAATGTGCATATCTATAAAGCGTTGCTAGTtaccaaaggtttcactcaTAAGCATAGTATTGACtatgataaaacttttttgTTAGTCGTTATGTTTGAGTCTATTAGAATTATGTTTGTTAAAGCAACATAACATGACTATAAAATCTTCCAGATGATATCAAGACTGTCTTTCTAAACGTTAACCTTGTAAAGGACGTTTATATAACATAACTCAATGACTTTGTTCTTGATAGATAGACTGGCAACtatgatgaaaatttttgtcaGTTGCTATGTTAAGTCTATTAAGATTACGTTTGCTATAGTAGTATACAATAACCATGAAATCTTCCAGAGGGATGTCAAGACTGCCTTTCAAAACATTAACCTTGTGGAGGACATCTATATGACATAACTCAATGGCTTCATTCTTGATAGACAGACAAGCAAAGTATGCAAGCTGAAAAAATCCATTTATGGACTCAAGCAAGCTTCGATAAcctagaatatttattttgataaagttGTTCGCGAGTTTTGATTCACCAAAAACGAAGCTAAACTGTATGTGTATAAAAAGGTCAGAAGAAATGTGATAACATTTATGATATTGTATGTTGACGACatattgattattgaaaatgacataCTAAACTTGCAATCAGAAAAGGtttggttatctaagtgtttctccatgaaaacTTAGGAGAAGCAATCTACATTCTTGGAATCAAAATCTACCTAGATAAAATACGTAGACTATTAGGTCTAACTCAAAACACGTACATAGACAAGGTACTGACTAGATTCACTATGGATTAATCTAATAATGGATTTCTACACATGTCTCATGGTGTATATCTCTCAAAAAAGATGTGTCCATGTACACAATCAGAGAAAGATAAAATGAGTAAGATCTCATATGTTTTGGTAATAAGATTGATAATATACGTTATGTTATATATGAGGATTAATTTCTCA
This is a stretch of genomic DNA from Mangifera indica cultivar Alphonso chromosome 11, CATAS_Mindica_2.1, whole genome shotgun sequence. It encodes these proteins:
- the LOC123229223 gene encoding probable carboxylesterase 18, translating into MSQNPNTSPNLPWKCRLLMNYVAYLVDMCRRPNFTVNRRLYKLFDLKSSPSKTPINGVTTSDIMVDASRNLWFRLFTPENGSGNDVSLPVIMYFHGGGFCFLGPDTSALDRFCKRLSRELHVVIVSVNYRLAPEYRFPCQQDDGVDVLKFLDTTNIEGFPACANLNHCFIAGDSAGGNLAHQVTLGAIETYFRKLKIIGLITIQPLLGGEERTESEVRLHKSTLMPMERTDWMWKAFLPEGSNRDHPACNVFGPNAIDVSGLNFPATAVVVGGFDTLQDWQKRYYKGLKESGKEVYLIEYPNAVHSFYAHPELPESSMLIEECGDFIRKQCAKT